One region of Bradyrhizobium betae genomic DNA includes:
- a CDS encoding response regulator yields MSAADATILLVDDHSVVREGYRSVLQKQPGLRVIAEAADGAEAYRLFKSEAPDLVIMDLSMPGIGGIEAVRRIRQWDKAARILVFTMHQNAGFAVQAIRAGARGYVTKMSPPETLVRAVMDVLAGRIAISPDIDHELALSRLAGESSAADVLTPREFEVLRLLLAEKTTDEIAETLHVSPKTVANLHSLIKDKLGVGSDIELVRLALRQGLLTQVDLGEA; encoded by the coding sequence ATGAGCGCGGCCGACGCGACGATCCTGCTGGTCGACGACCACTCCGTCGTCCGCGAGGGTTATCGCTCGGTGCTTCAGAAGCAGCCGGGCCTTCGCGTCATCGCCGAAGCCGCCGACGGCGCCGAAGCCTATCGCCTGTTCAAGTCCGAGGCGCCCGACCTCGTCATCATGGATCTGAGCATGCCCGGGATCGGCGGCATCGAGGCCGTCAGGCGCATCCGGCAATGGGACAAGGCGGCAAGGATCCTGGTCTTCACCATGCACCAGAATGCCGGATTCGCCGTGCAGGCGATCCGCGCCGGCGCAAGGGGTTATGTCACCAAGATGAGCCCGCCGGAGACGCTGGTGCGCGCGGTGATGGACGTGCTCGCCGGCAGGATCGCCATCAGCCCCGACATCGACCACGAGCTTGCGCTCAGCCGCCTTGCGGGCGAGAGCTCGGCCGCCGACGTGCTCACGCCGCGCGAGTTCGAGGTGCTGCGGCTGCTGCTGGCCGAGAAGACGACCGACGAGATCGCCGAGACCCTCCACGTCAGCCCGAAGACGGTGGCGAATTTGCATTCGCTGATCAAGGACAAGCTCGGCGTCGGCTCCGACATCGAGCTGGTCCGGCTGGCGCTGCGTCAGGGACTGTTGACGCAGGTCGATCTCGGCGAGGCCTGA
- a CDS encoding sensor histidine kinase, producing the protein MWNRPRFDLKVRLTLRVAAISAACFAVISAYFLVTADRAAHARIDGIAAIVAKTLELQQGKIQWVASPRSDFPNLDPVSAYVMTPGLCLAFRGTSGDMLQRFCSGAPNPADLPPQAFAAFYRGMFDPGREAARPVVVRGAKLGDVVVSVDPAVQTAEAWHEAGRLMIALAIALPLLCALVYAVLARALRPTRMIRHGLERIAANDLSARLPPFDLAELSAVRDVFNHLAESLDTALAERAELTRKLIALQDEERRHLARELHDEFGQSLAAIRALASSARTTAAQECPSLLSECDGIARTATGMMETLRGTLFRLRPPDVEELGLVASLEGLVAGWNGRSRGETRFSIRFDGAFETLPAAISDNLYRIVQEALTNAAKHAGATRVSLEVTMRAGEIALAIDDDGRSNDPVAKSGMGLLGMRERVAALRGRLSFETGPGGGSALRVVIPISANDQPVLERAA; encoded by the coding sequence ATGTGGAACCGCCCGAGATTCGATCTCAAGGTCCGTCTGACGCTACGCGTGGCCGCCATATCGGCCGCCTGCTTCGCCGTGATATCAGCCTATTTCCTTGTCACGGCTGACCGCGCGGCGCATGCGCGGATCGACGGCATCGCCGCCATCGTGGCCAAGACGCTGGAGCTGCAACAGGGCAAGATCCAGTGGGTGGCGAGCCCGCGCTCGGACTTCCCGAACCTCGACCCGGTTTCAGCCTACGTGATGACGCCCGGGCTGTGCCTGGCATTTCGCGGCACCAGCGGCGACATGCTGCAGCGGTTCTGCAGTGGCGCGCCCAATCCTGCGGACCTGCCGCCGCAGGCTTTCGCGGCCTTCTATCGCGGCATGTTCGACCCCGGCCGCGAGGCGGCGAGGCCCGTGGTCGTGCGCGGCGCGAAGCTCGGCGACGTCGTGGTCTCGGTCGATCCGGCCGTGCAGACGGCGGAGGCCTGGCACGAGGCCGGCCGCTTGATGATCGCGCTGGCGATCGCGTTGCCGCTGTTGTGCGCACTGGTCTATGCCGTGCTCGCCCGCGCGCTGCGCCCGACCCGCATGATCCGCCACGGCCTCGAACGGATCGCCGCCAACGATCTCAGCGCGCGGCTGCCGCCGTTCGATCTCGCCGAGTTGTCCGCCGTCCGCGACGTCTTCAACCATCTCGCCGAAAGCCTCGACACAGCGCTTGCCGAGCGCGCCGAGCTGACGCGGAAGCTGATCGCACTGCAGGACGAGGAGCGCCGCCATCTCGCGCGCGAGCTGCACGACGAGTTTGGCCAGTCGCTGGCAGCGATCCGTGCGCTGGCCTCATCCGCCCGGACCACAGCGGCGCAGGAGTGCCCTTCCCTGCTCTCTGAATGCGACGGCATCGCGCGGACCGCAACCGGGATGATGGAGACGCTGCGTGGCACGCTGTTCCGGCTGCGCCCGCCCGACGTCGAGGAACTCGGACTTGTCGCCAGCCTCGAAGGCCTCGTTGCAGGCTGGAACGGGCGCAGCCGCGGCGAGACGCGTTTTTCGATCCGGTTCGACGGCGCGTTCGAGACCCTGCCGGCCGCGATCAGCGACAACCTGTACCGCATCGTGCAGGAAGCCCTCACCAACGCCGCCAAGCATGCCGGCGCCACGCGGGTCAGCCTCGAAGTGACGATGCGGGCCGGCGAGATCGCGCTCGCGATCGACGATGACGGACGTTCAAACGACCCCGTCGCCAAATCCGGAATGGGCCTGCTCGGCATGCGCGAGCGCGTCGCGGCCTTGCGCGGCCGGTTGAGCTTTGAGACCGGCCCGGGCGGCGGCTCCGCACTGCGCGTCGTCATTCCGATCTCGGCCAACGATCAGCCGGTGCTGGAGCGCGCGGCATGA